Proteins encoded together in one Pantoea sp. CCBC3-3-1 window:
- a CDS encoding adenylosuccinate synthase translates to MGKNVVVLGTQWGDEGKGKIVDLLTERAKYVVRYQGGHNAGHTLVINGEKTVLHLIPSGILRENVTSIIGNGVVLSPAALMKEMKGLEDRGFPVRERLFISEACPLILEYHVALDVAREKARGAKAIGTTGRGIGPAYEDKVARRGLRVGDLFNKETFAAKLKEVMEYHNFTLVNYYKVEAVDYDKVLSDMMAVADILTGMVVDVSELLDGARQRGDLIMFEGAQGTLLDIDHGTYPYVTSSNTTAGGVATGSGIGPRYVDYVLGIVKAYSTRVGAGPFPTELFDETGEFLCKQGNEFGATTGRRRRTGWLDAVAVRRAVQINSLSGFCMTKLDVLDGLKEVKICVAYRMPDGREVTTTPLAAEGWEGIEPIYETMPGWSETTFGVKTLDGLPQAARNYIKRVEEVTGVPVDIISTGPDRSETMILRDPFDA, encoded by the coding sequence ATGGGTAAGAACGTCGTCGTACTGGGCACCCAATGGGGTGACGAAGGTAAAGGTAAGATTGTTGACCTGCTAACTGAGCGTGCAAAATATGTTGTACGTTACCAGGGTGGTCATAACGCTGGCCATACGCTAGTCATCAACGGTGAAAAAACCGTCCTCCACTTAATTCCCTCTGGCATCCTGCGTGAAAACGTGACCAGCATCATCGGCAACGGTGTTGTGCTCTCTCCGGCCGCACTGATGAAAGAGATGAAAGGTCTGGAAGATCGCGGCTTCCCTGTACGCGAACGCCTGTTTATTTCTGAAGCCTGTCCGCTGATTCTGGAGTACCACGTAGCACTGGACGTGGCACGCGAGAAAGCGCGCGGCGCGAAAGCTATCGGAACTACCGGTCGCGGGATTGGCCCGGCTTACGAAGACAAGGTTGCCCGTCGCGGCCTGCGTGTTGGCGATCTGTTCAACAAAGAAACCTTCGCGGCCAAGCTGAAAGAAGTGATGGAATACCATAACTTCACCCTGGTGAACTACTACAAAGTAGAAGCGGTCGACTATGACAAAGTGCTCAGCGATATGATGGCGGTTGCCGATATCCTGACCGGTATGGTTGTGGACGTTTCTGAACTGCTGGACGGCGCGCGTCAGCGTGGCGATCTGATCATGTTCGAAGGTGCACAGGGTACGCTGCTGGATATCGACCACGGAACTTATCCGTATGTCACCTCGTCTAACACTACCGCTGGTGGTGTGGCGACAGGTTCAGGCATTGGTCCACGCTATGTCGATTACGTGCTGGGCATCGTAAAGGCTTACTCTACTCGCGTGGGCGCAGGTCCGTTCCCGACCGAACTGTTCGACGAGACCGGCGAGTTCCTGTGCAAGCAGGGTAACGAGTTTGGCGCGACCACTGGCCGCCGCCGCCGTACCGGCTGGCTGGATGCGGTTGCCGTTCGTCGCGCCGTGCAGATCAACTCCCTTTCCGGTTTCTGCATGACCAAACTGGACGTGCTGGATGGCCTGAAAGAAGTTAAAATCTGTGTGGCTTACCGCATGCCTGATGGCCGCGAAGTGACCACCACCCCGCTGGCAGCAGAAGGCTGGGAAGGCATTGAGCCGATTTACGAAACCATGCCAGGCTGGTCTGAAACAACGTTCGGTGTGAAAACGCTGGATGGCCTGCCGCAGGCAGCACGCAACTATATCAAGCGTGTAGAAGAAGTAACGGGCGTGCCGGTAGACATCATTTCTACCGGTCCGGATCGCAGTGAAACAATGATCCTGCGTGACCCATTTGACGCATAA
- the nsrR gene encoding nitric oxide-sensing transcriptional repressor NsrR, whose translation MQLTSFTDYGLRALIFMAALPQGKMTNITEVTETYGVSRNHMVKIINQLSRAGYVSAVRGKNGGIRLGKPASEIVIGQVVRDMEPLQLVNCHSDFCHITPACRLKQALHDAVQSFLAVLDSYTLADLVEDNHPLYQLLQIKQTIRN comes from the coding sequence GTGCAGCTAACAAGTTTCACTGATTACGGTTTACGTGCGCTGATTTTTATGGCCGCTTTACCCCAGGGTAAGATGACCAACATTACTGAAGTGACGGAAACTTACGGCGTATCGCGTAACCATATGGTCAAAATCATTAATCAGCTCAGTCGGGCAGGTTACGTCTCCGCAGTACGCGGCAAAAACGGTGGTATCCGGCTGGGAAAACCTGCTTCGGAGATCGTGATCGGGCAGGTGGTCCGCGATATGGAACCGCTACAGCTGGTGAACTGCCACAGTGATTTTTGCCACATCACGCCAGCTTGTCGCCTGAAACAGGCGCTGCATGATGCCGTACAGAGTTTCCTTGCCGTGCTGGATAGCTATACGCTGGCTGACCTGGTTGAAGACAACCATCCGCTCTACCAATTGTTGCAGATTAAACAAACAATCCGCAACTGA
- the rnr gene encoding ribonuclease R: MSKDPFKEREAEKYENPIPSREFILAHLDKREKPASREELATELSISGEEQTEALRRRLRAMERDGQLVFTRRQCYALPERLDLLRGKVIGHRDGFGFLRIEGSKDDLYLSAEQMKMCMHGDVILAQAMGADRKGRREARVVRVLEPRNNQIVGRYFTEAGVGFVVPDDSRLSFDILIPPEELMNARMGFVVVVELMQRPTRRSKAVGKVVEVLGDNMGTGMAVEMALRTHDIPHVWPPELERQIAKLKEEVPEEAKLGRVDLRDLPLVTIDGEDARDFDDAVFCERKRGGGWRLWVAIADVSYYVRPGTPLDDEAVNRGTSVYFPSQVIPMLPEVLSNGLCSLNPQVDRLCMVCEMTISATGKLTGYKHYEAVMNSWARLTYNKVWSILQGDQDLREQYQPLVKDLEELHRMYLVLEKSREQRGGISFETDEAKFVFNADRRIERVEQVSRNDAHKLIEECMILANIASARFVEKNNEPALFRDHDRPSEENIKSFRSVLNELGLTLGGGNKPHPLDYAELLTQISARPDAEMLQTMLLRSMKQAVYDPENRGHFGLALASYAHFTSPIRRYPDLLLHRAIKYLLAKENGTLEGNTTPTGGFHYDLQQMLQFGQHCSMTERRADEATRDVADWLKCDFMQDQVGETFTGVISSVTGFGFFVRLTDLFIDGLVHVSTLDNDYYRFDQIGQRLIGESSGKTYRLGDTVEVRVDAVHMDERKIDFALISSARKPRGEGKTERDRAKKAAPQHSGKRRREQSKRSNFEPDSAFRNCKGAAESASTGAKKEKKPRKPSDKTRKIAAATRSKRAAKKDTTA; this comes from the coding sequence ATGTCAAAAGATCCTTTTAAGGAACGGGAAGCTGAAAAATATGAGAACCCCATTCCCAGTCGCGAATTTATCCTCGCGCACTTAGATAAACGCGAAAAACCGGCCAGCCGCGAAGAGCTGGCGACAGAACTTTCAATTTCTGGCGAAGAGCAGACTGAAGCGCTGCGCCGCCGCCTGCGCGCCATGGAACGTGACGGTCAGCTGGTCTTTACGCGTCGTCAGTGCTATGCGCTGCCTGAACGTCTGGACCTGCTGCGAGGCAAAGTTATTGGCCACCGTGATGGCTTCGGCTTTTTACGCATCGAAGGCAGCAAAGACGATCTCTACCTCTCTGCCGAGCAGATGAAAATGTGCATGCACGGCGATGTGATTCTGGCGCAGGCAATGGGCGCGGATCGCAAAGGTCGTCGCGAAGCCCGCGTAGTTCGCGTGCTTGAGCCGCGTAACAATCAAATCGTTGGCCGCTACTTCACCGAAGCGGGCGTGGGCTTTGTGGTGCCGGACGACAGCCGTCTGAGCTTCGACATTCTGATCCCGCCGGAAGAGCTGATGAATGCCCGAATGGGCTTTGTGGTGGTCGTCGAGCTGATGCAGCGTCCTACGCGCCGCAGCAAAGCCGTTGGTAAAGTCGTGGAAGTGCTGGGCGACAACATGGGCACCGGCATGGCCGTTGAAATGGCGCTGCGCACCCATGATATCCCACACGTCTGGCCGCCAGAGTTGGAGCGTCAGATTGCGAAGCTGAAAGAAGAAGTGCCGGAAGAGGCGAAGCTGGGCCGTGTGGACCTGCGCGATCTGCCGCTGGTGACCATTGATGGCGAAGACGCCCGCGACTTCGATGACGCGGTATTCTGTGAAAGAAAACGTGGCGGCGGCTGGCGCCTGTGGGTAGCGATTGCCGACGTTAGTTATTACGTTCGTCCGGGCACCCCGCTGGATGACGAAGCGGTTAACCGCGGTACGTCAGTCTACTTCCCGTCGCAGGTTATTCCAATGCTGCCGGAAGTGCTGTCGAACGGTTTGTGTTCGCTGAATCCACAGGTCGATCGCCTGTGTATGGTTTGCGAAATGACCATCTCCGCGACCGGTAAACTGACCGGTTACAAGCACTACGAAGCGGTCATGAATTCCTGGGCACGCCTGACTTACAATAAAGTCTGGAGCATTCTGCAAGGCGATCAGGATCTGCGCGAGCAGTATCAGCCGCTGGTTAAAGATCTGGAAGAGCTGCACCGCATGTATCTGGTGCTGGAGAAGTCTCGTGAACAGCGCGGCGGCATCTCTTTTGAGACCGATGAAGCGAAATTTGTCTTCAACGCCGATCGCCGTATCGAACGCGTGGAGCAGGTATCCCGCAACGATGCGCACAAACTGATTGAAGAGTGCATGATCCTGGCCAACATCGCTTCCGCACGCTTTGTTGAGAAGAACAACGAACCGGCGCTGTTCCGCGATCACGATCGCCCCAGCGAAGAAAATATCAAAAGCTTCCGCTCCGTACTGAACGAGCTGGGGCTGACGCTTGGCGGCGGTAATAAGCCGCATCCACTGGATTATGCCGAGCTGCTAACGCAGATTTCTGCTCGCCCGGATGCGGAAATGCTGCAAACCATGCTGTTACGGTCAATGAAGCAGGCCGTTTACGATCCGGAAAACCGTGGCCACTTTGGCCTGGCGCTGGCTTCCTATGCACACTTCACGTCGCCGATTCGTCGCTATCCCGATCTGCTGCTGCATCGCGCAATCAAGTATCTGCTGGCGAAAGAGAACGGCACGCTGGAAGGCAACACCACGCCAACCGGTGGTTTCCATTACGATTTACAGCAGATGCTGCAATTTGGTCAGCACTGTTCGATGACCGAGCGCCGTGCCGATGAGGCCACGCGTGACGTTGCCGACTGGCTGAAGTGCGACTTTATGCAGGATCAGGTTGGTGAAACCTTTACCGGCGTAATCTCCAGCGTCACCGGCTTTGGCTTCTTCGTTCGTCTGACCGATCTGTTTATCGACGGGCTGGTGCATGTTTCCACGCTGGACAACGATTACTACCGCTTCGATCAAATTGGTCAGCGCCTGATTGGCGAGTCCAGCGGTAAGACTTATCGTCTGGGCGATACGGTTGAAGTGCGGGTTGATGCGGTCCATATGGACGAACGCAAAATCGATTTTGCCCTGATCTCCAGCGCCCGTAAACCGCGTGGCGAAGGCAAAACCGAACGCGATCGCGCTAAAAAAGCGGCACCTCAGCACAGCGGAAAACGCCGTCGCGAGCAGAGCAAAAGGTCGAACTTTGAACCAGATAGCGCGTTCCGTAACTGCAAGGGCGCGGCTGAAAGCGCCAGTACCGGCGCGAAAAAAGAAAAAAAACCGAGAAAACCTTCGGATAAAACCCGTAAAATCGCCGCCGCTACCCGTTCAAAGCGCGCGGCGAAGAAAGACACTACTGCGTAA
- the rlmB gene encoding 23S rRNA (guanosine(2251)-2'-O)-methyltransferase RlmB has protein sequence MSEIVFGLHAVQALLDSDPQRFQEVFILKGRDDRRLQPVVKALEAQGIVVQVANRQWLDSQVEGGVHQGIVARVKPGRQYQENDLPDLLASLDSPFLLILDGVTDPHNLGACLRSADAAGVHAVIVPKDRSAQLNATAKKVASGAAENVPLIRVTNLARTMRVLQEANVWIVGTAGEADHNVYQSKMTGPMALVMGAEGEGMRRLTREHCDELISIPMAGSVSSLNVSVATGVCLFEAVRQRSK, from the coding sequence ATGAGTGAAATTGTTTTTGGACTCCACGCCGTGCAGGCGCTGCTCGACAGCGACCCTCAGCGCTTTCAGGAAGTGTTTATCCTTAAAGGCCGCGACGACCGTCGCCTGCAGCCTGTGGTCAAAGCGCTTGAAGCTCAGGGGATTGTCGTCCAGGTTGCGAATCGCCAGTGGCTCGACAGCCAGGTTGAAGGCGGTGTCCATCAGGGAATTGTGGCGCGCGTAAAGCCGGGCCGTCAGTATCAGGAAAACGATCTGCCGGATCTGCTCGCCAGCCTGGATTCGCCTTTCCTGCTGATTCTGGACGGTGTTACCGATCCCCACAACCTTGGTGCCTGCCTGCGTAGTGCAGATGCAGCAGGCGTGCACGCGGTTATCGTGCCAAAAGACCGCTCCGCCCAGCTGAACGCGACCGCGAAGAAAGTTGCCAGCGGAGCAGCAGAAAACGTGCCGTTGATCCGCGTAACTAACCTTGCCCGCACCATGCGTGTGCTTCAGGAAGCAAACGTCTGGATCGTTGGCACGGCTGGTGAAGCCGATCACAACGTCTATCAGAGCAAAATGACCGGCCCGATGGCGCTGGTGATGGGCGCGGAAGGCGAAGGTATGCGCCGTCTTACCCGTGAACACTGCGATGAACTGATCAGCATTCCGATGGCGGGCAGCGTTTCCTCGCTAAACGTATCGGTTGCAACAGGCGTCTGCCTGTTTGAAGCGGTTCGTCAACGCAGTAAATAA
- a CDS encoding isovaleryl-CoA dehydrogenase codes for MDGKTHTVFNQPRPLTNSNLFLSDTPLREAVMREGAGWDSELLASVGQQLGNAESLELGRLANSFPPELLRYDACGERLDELRFHPAWHLLMQGLCSNRVHNLPWQENAPAGAFVARTARFLLHAQVEAGTLCPVTMTFGAIPLLQHYLPAAFRDWLPPLLSDRYDPHLKNGAQKRGLLIGMGMTEKQGGTDVLSNTTHAEPVASRGNGERYRLTGHKWFFSVPQSDAHLVLAQTKGGLSCFFVPRLLPEGDRNTVRLERLKEKLGNRSNASSEAEFFAATGWLIGEEGEGVRQILKMGGSTRFDCALGSHAMMRRAFSIALYHAHQRQVLGLNLIDQPLMRQVLCSQALVLEGQTAMLMRLARAWSMGNDNQGRLFSRLFTPAAKYVICKRGIGFVAEAMEVLGGIGYCEESELPRLYREMPVNSIWEGSGNVMCLDVLRVMTKQPGINELLTAEFEAVKGQNRHFDRGWRQLQLMLRHPHESQARWLTEQLFTLACGVQVMTNLEPGIADAWCRQMLDPRGCRTLPEKVCERLLLRAGGR; via the coding sequence ATGGACGGGAAAACCCATACCGTTTTTAATCAGCCACGCCCCCTGACCAACAGCAATCTCTTCCTTTCTGACACGCCGTTGCGTGAAGCGGTTATGCGCGAAGGTGCCGGTTGGGACAGCGAGCTGTTAGCCTCTGTCGGCCAGCAGCTCGGGAATGCGGAGTCGCTTGAGCTGGGACGGCTGGCTAACAGCTTTCCGCCCGAGCTGCTGCGTTACGATGCGTGCGGCGAGCGGCTGGACGAGCTTCGCTTTCATCCTGCCTGGCATCTGCTGATGCAGGGGCTTTGCAGCAACCGCGTCCATAATCTGCCCTGGCAGGAAAACGCGCCAGCTGGCGCATTTGTTGCCCGTACGGCCCGATTCCTCCTGCATGCGCAGGTCGAGGCCGGCACGCTCTGCCCGGTAACGATGACCTTTGGCGCCATCCCGCTGCTGCAACACTATTTGCCTGCTGCTTTTCGCGACTGGCTGCCGCCGCTGCTTTCCGATCGCTACGACCCTCATTTGAAAAATGGCGCACAAAAGCGAGGCTTGCTGATTGGCATGGGCATGACAGAAAAGCAGGGCGGTACCGATGTGTTGAGCAATACCACGCATGCTGAACCGGTTGCATCGCGCGGGAATGGAGAAAGATATCGCCTCACTGGCCATAAATGGTTTTTCTCCGTACCGCAAAGCGATGCTCACCTGGTGCTTGCCCAGACAAAAGGCGGTCTCTCCTGCTTCTTTGTGCCGCGTCTGCTGCCGGAAGGGGACAGAAACACCGTTCGGCTTGAACGCCTGAAAGAGAAGTTGGGCAACCGTTCCAATGCCAGCAGCGAGGCGGAGTTTTTTGCCGCGACGGGCTGGCTGATTGGTGAAGAAGGTGAGGGCGTCAGGCAAATCCTGAAGATGGGCGGCTCCACGCGTTTCGACTGTGCGCTGGGCAGCCATGCGATGATGCGTCGGGCGTTCTCCATCGCCCTCTATCACGCCCATCAGCGCCAGGTGCTGGGTCTAAATCTTATCGATCAGCCCTTGATGCGGCAGGTGCTTTGCTCACAGGCATTAGTGCTGGAAGGGCAAACGGCGATGCTGATGCGGCTCGCGCGGGCGTGGTCGATGGGCAATGACAACCAAGGCAGGCTGTTCAGCCGTTTGTTTACCCCAGCGGCTAAATATGTCATCTGCAAACGGGGAATAGGCTTTGTCGCGGAAGCGATGGAAGTGCTGGGCGGCATCGGCTATTGCGAAGAGAGCGAGCTGCCAAGGTTGTACCGTGAGATGCCGGTGAACAGTATTTGGGAAGGATCGGGCAACGTGATGTGCCTGGACGTGCTACGCGTGATGACGAAGCAGCCCGGCATAAATGAATTACTGACGGCAGAATTTGAAGCGGTAAAAGGGCAGAATCGGCACTTTGATCGCGGCTGGCGGCAGTTGCAGCTGATGCTGCGCCATCCTCATGAAAGTCAGGCCCGCTGGCTGACGGAACAGCTGTTCACCCTCGCCTGCGGCGTTCAGGTGATGACGAACCTGGAACCGGGCATTGCCGACGCATGGTGCCGGCAGATGCTGGATCCACGTGGCTGCCGCACCCTGCCGGAAAAAGTTTGTGAGCGGCTACTGCTGCGTGCTGGTGGACGTTGA
- the bsmA gene encoding biofilm peroxide resistance protein BsmA, whose product MRRLLPVLIALLLASCAQFKTTPEPPPPAGATAQEITRAQSMTLTRIGTVSVTERGSPDDAERAIAAKANEAGAKWYVIQLVSETVMPGIWYAKALLYGPSTSTSTQQ is encoded by the coding sequence ATGCGCCGGTTACTGCCTGTTTTGATCGCCCTGCTGCTTGCCAGCTGTGCTCAGTTTAAAACCACGCCTGAACCTCCGCCACCTGCTGGTGCGACGGCCCAGGAGATCACTCGCGCCCAAAGCATGACGCTGACCCGTATTGGCACCGTGAGCGTAACGGAACGCGGATCGCCGGACGACGCAGAGCGGGCGATTGCCGCTAAAGCTAACGAAGCGGGAGCAAAATGGTATGTTATCCAGCTGGTCAGTGAAACGGTGATGCCGGGTATCTGGTATGCGAAGGCGCTGCTCTATGGCCCTTCAACGTCCACCAGCACGCAGCAGTAG
- a CDS encoding methyl-accepting chemotaxis protein, with protein sequence MKHLSFRRWSLGVKLSVITSLSVAALFLILTLALTHNASKQLQALTLENMENQVDGIGDMAAMFNSTLSEEVGNYTALFQSFLPQAFSLDNTQKIAVGAEQAPVLRNGSKTLNMDETLVDDFQQRTGAISTIFVRMGDDFLRVSTSLRKQDGQRAIGTRLDRQSPAWKLAQEGKIFQGVSMLFGKRYITQYQPVKDSSGQVVAILFVGVDITKQYALIREKVLAKKLGDSGHFSVLSDAEGSTRGQYVFHPEREGKLPAWPEALEQQLLTQPRGTLEVKDNQGETQIMTWHHLPEWHWVILGEVNKASLLAPIEQTRDLFLLIGSALVVLFALGFVFVTRSWLSKPLQQVIELAQHYSAGNLQATLETQRHDEVGQLIVAINGIGDGLNRIVSQVRESAQDISDGTDAIALSSENISEQITRQAASVEETSASMEQLSATVEQNAANVSQALTLVGEAAQAVGKGGETVSRSVVTMTDIKSASQSIADITHVIESIAFQTNILALNAAVEAARAGEHGKGFAVVAAEVRALAQRSAVAAKEIDGLIENSLSKVVQGHNLSEQTRQSMEDIVGRMEQVKVLMSEINVASKEQAAGIGQVNLAMNHIGQATHQSTELVATSELTAQELSRKGHHLTELVQIFRVKA encoded by the coding sequence ATGAAACACCTGTCATTTCGCCGTTGGAGCCTCGGCGTCAAACTGTCGGTCATTACATCGCTGAGCGTGGCCGCTCTGTTTTTAATCCTGACGCTGGCTTTGACGCATAATGCCTCAAAACAGCTACAAGCATTGACGCTGGAAAATATGGAAAACCAGGTCGATGGCATCGGTGATATGGCCGCGATGTTTAACAGTACGTTAAGCGAAGAAGTGGGGAACTATACCGCGCTGTTCCAGAGCTTTTTGCCTCAGGCGTTTTCGTTAGACAATACACAAAAAATCGCCGTGGGTGCAGAGCAGGCGCCTGTTTTGCGTAACGGCTCGAAAACGCTGAACATGGACGAAACGCTGGTAGATGATTTCCAGCAAAGAACCGGTGCGATCTCCACCATTTTTGTGCGCATGGGGGACGACTTCCTGCGCGTCTCAACATCATTAAGAAAACAGGATGGGCAACGCGCAATCGGTACCCGCCTGGATCGGCAAAGCCCCGCCTGGAAACTGGCGCAGGAAGGTAAAATCTTCCAGGGTGTCAGCATGCTGTTTGGCAAACGCTATATCACCCAATATCAGCCAGTGAAAGACAGCAGCGGTCAGGTGGTGGCAATCCTGTTTGTTGGTGTCGATATCACAAAACAGTACGCATTGATCCGTGAAAAAGTCCTCGCCAAAAAGCTGGGCGACAGCGGACACTTCTCTGTTCTGAGCGACGCTGAAGGCAGCACCCGTGGGCAGTATGTTTTCCATCCTGAGCGCGAAGGTAAACTTCCCGCCTGGCCGGAAGCGCTGGAACAACAGCTGTTAACGCAGCCGCGCGGCACCCTGGAAGTTAAAGATAATCAGGGCGAAACGCAGATTATGACCTGGCATCATCTGCCGGAATGGCATTGGGTGATCCTCGGCGAAGTAAACAAAGCCAGCCTGCTGGCGCCGATCGAACAGACGCGCGATCTGTTCCTGCTGATTGGCTCCGCATTGGTTGTGCTGTTTGCGCTGGGCTTTGTTTTTGTCACCCGTAGCTGGTTGAGTAAGCCGTTACAGCAAGTTATCGAGCTGGCGCAGCACTACTCGGCAGGGAATTTGCAGGCTACGCTGGAGACCCAACGTCATGACGAAGTCGGACAGCTGATTGTGGCGATCAACGGCATTGGCGATGGATTGAACCGCATCGTTTCTCAGGTGCGTGAGTCCGCACAGGATATCAGCGACGGCACCGATGCTATCGCCCTGAGCAGCGAGAATATCAGTGAGCAGATCACGCGTCAGGCCGCCAGTGTGGAAGAGACTTCCGCCAGCATGGAACAGCTGAGCGCTACCGTGGAACAGAACGCCGCTAACGTCTCTCAGGCGCTGACGCTGGTTGGCGAAGCCGCGCAGGCGGTGGGGAAAGGCGGCGAAACGGTTTCGCGTTCGGTTGTCACCATGACCGATATTAAAAGCGCGTCACAGAGCATTGCTGACATTACTCATGTGATTGAGTCAATCGCTTTCCAGACCAATATCCTGGCGCTGAACGCCGCGGTGGAAGCGGCGCGCGCCGGCGAGCACGGAAAAGGCTTCGCGGTCGTAGCGGCCGAAGTTCGTGCCCTGGCGCAGCGCAGCGCCGTGGCGGCAAAAGAGATTGATGGCCTGATTGAGAACTCGCTCAGTAAAGTGGTACAGGGCCATAACCTTTCTGAGCAGACCCGCCAGTCGATGGAAGATATTGTTGGCCGGATGGAACAGGTGAAAGTGCTGATGAGTGAGATCAATGTGGCGTCGAAAGAACAGGCGGCCGGTATTGGTCAGGTGAATCTGGCAATGAACCATATCGGGCAGGCGACTCACCAGAGCACGGAACTGGTCGCCACGTCCGAACTGACGGCGCAGGAGCTGAGCCGTAAAGGCCATCATCTGACCGAACTGGTGCAGATATTCCGCGTAAAAGCTTAA
- the yjfP gene encoding esterase, producing the protein MIEISTEFFANIECLHAAPAGKRHEPLPTLLFFHGFTSSKEVYSYFGVALAQAGFRVILPDADRHGSRYDGDTDARLTHFWEILKSNIDEVPLLEQALREKQLIDGARFAVAGASMGGMTALGAMARYPHLASVACMMGSGYFMSLSHTLFPPLVAKTPEQQQIFAGRMAPLAEYDVSEQLEKLADRPLLVWHGEADDVVPAAESFRLEKAMREAKLDARLTFLTEKGIGHRITPPALNAVAAFFKHHL; encoded by the coding sequence ATGATTGAAATCAGTACAGAATTTTTTGCCAATATTGAATGCCTTCACGCCGCTCCCGCAGGAAAACGGCATGAACCTTTACCAACGCTACTTTTTTTCCACGGTTTTACCTCTTCAAAAGAGGTTTACAGCTATTTCGGTGTTGCACTGGCTCAGGCGGGTTTCCGGGTCATCCTGCCCGATGCCGACCGACATGGTTCGCGTTACGATGGTGACACCGACGCTCGCCTCACGCATTTCTGGGAGATTCTTAAAAGCAATATTGATGAAGTTCCTCTCCTGGAACAGGCGCTGCGCGAAAAACAGCTGATTGACGGCGCGCGCTTTGCGGTGGCAGGTGCATCAATGGGCGGTATGACGGCGCTGGGCGCAATGGCGCGCTATCCGCATCTTGCCAGCGTCGCCTGTATGATGGGCTCTGGCTATTTTATGTCGCTGTCGCATACGCTTTTCCCGCCGCTGGTGGCTAAAACGCCGGAGCAGCAGCAGATCTTTGCCGGGAGAATGGCTCCGCTGGCGGAATATGACGTCAGTGAACAGTTGGAAAAGCTGGCGGACAGACCGCTGCTGGTCTGGCACGGGGAAGCGGATGACGTCGTGCCGGCAGCAGAAAGCTTTCGGCTGGAGAAGGCGATGAGAGAAGCGAAACTCGATGCCAGACTGACGTTTTTAACGGAGAAAGGCATCGGGCATCGCATCACGCCGCCAGCGCTTAACGCTGTGGCAGCTTTCTTTAAACATCACTTATAG
- the rpsF gene encoding 30S ribosomal protein S6, whose protein sequence is MRHYEIVFMVHPDQSEQVPGMIERYSATITGAEGTIHRLEDWGRRQLAYPINKLHKAHYVLLNVEAPQEAIDELETNFRFNDAVIRSMVMRVKHAVTEASPMVKAKDERRERREDFANETSDEADAGDSEE, encoded by the coding sequence ATGCGTCATTACGAAATCGTTTTTATGGTTCACCCTGACCAAAGCGAACAGGTTCCTGGCATGATCGAACGTTACTCTGCCACCATCACTGGTGCAGAAGGTACGATCCACCGCCTGGAAGACTGGGGCCGTCGTCAGCTGGCTTACCCGATCAATAAACTGCACAAAGCGCACTACGTTCTGCTGAACGTTGAAGCTCCGCAGGAAGCGATCGATGAGCTGGAAACTAACTTCCGCTTCAACGACGCCGTTATCCGCAGCATGGTTATGCGCGTTAAGCACGCGGTAACTGAAGCTTCTCCGATGGTTAAAGCGAAAGACGAGCGCCGTGAGCGTCGTGAAGATTTTGCTAACGAAACCTCTGATGAAGCAGATGCTGGGGATTCTGAAGAGTAA
- the priB gene encoding primosomal replication protein N: protein MTANRLTLSGTVCKTPMRKVSPSGIPHCQFVLEHRSTQVEAGFTRQAWCRMPVIISGKAHQAITQSITVGTPLTVSGFISSHQGRNGLNKTVLHAEQIELIDSGD from the coding sequence GTGACGGCTAATCGGCTGACGCTGTCTGGCACCGTGTGCAAGACGCCGATGCGTAAAGTCAGCCCGTCAGGTATTCCACACTGCCAGTTCGTGCTTGAGCATCGATCTACGCAGGTGGAAGCCGGTTTTACCCGGCAAGCCTGGTGTCGGATGCCGGTGATTATCAGCGGCAAAGCCCATCAGGCCATTACTCAAAGTATAACGGTCGGCACGCCTCTCACCGTTTCAGGTTTCATTAGCAGCCATCAAGGGCGCAATGGACTGAATAAGACGGTGTTGCATGCCGAGCAGATTGAATTGATAGATTCTGGAGACTAG
- the rpsR gene encoding 30S ribosomal protein S18, translating to MARYFRRRKFCRFTAEGVQEIDYKDIATLKNYITESGKIVPSRITGTRAKYQRQLARAIKRARYLSLLPYTDRHQ from the coding sequence ATGGCACGTTATTTCCGTCGTCGCAAGTTCTGCCGTTTCACCGCGGAAGGCGTTCAAGAGATCGATTATAAAGATATCGCAACGCTGAAAAACTACATCACTGAAAGCGGTAAGATTGTACCAAGCCGTATCACTGGTACTCGCGCTAAATACCAGCGTCAGCTGGCTCGTGCTATCAAGCGCGCGCGTTACCTTTCTCTGCTGCCGTACACTGATCGTCATCAGTAA